One genomic region from Microcystis panniformis FACHB-1757 encodes:
- a CDS encoding Asr1405/Asl0597 family protein, which yields MSIDKWPSEGEKIFNLSAWDPWQVYHQMQALNIECQCSLHQLLPVRIDASAQLL from the coding sequence ATGAGTATAGACAAATGGCCATCGGAAGGTGAGAAAATCTTCAATCTTAGTGCTTGGGATCCCTGGCAGGTTTACCACCAGATGCAGGCCCTAAACATTGAATGTCAATGCTCGCTCCATCAGCTTTTGCCGGTTCGCATTGATGCCTCCGCTCAACTTTTATAG
- the hisF gene encoding imidazole glycerol phosphate synthase subunit HisF: MLAKRILPCLDVNKGRVVKGVNFVNLQDAGDPVELARLYNQAGADELVFLDITATHEDRDTIIDVVYRTAEQVFIPLTVGGGIQSLENIKNLLRAGADKVSINSAAVREPELLDRASDRFGKQCIVVAIDARRRKDVHNPGWEVYVRGGRENTGIDALLWAQEVEKRGAGELLVTSMDADGTQAGYDLALTKAIAERVEIPVIASGGAGNCQHIYEALTEGRAEAALLASLLHYGQLTIAEVKNYLQNQQVPVR; this comes from the coding sequence ATGTTAGCGAAGCGGATTTTGCCTTGTTTGGATGTCAATAAAGGTCGGGTAGTGAAAGGGGTTAATTTTGTCAATCTTCAGGATGCTGGCGACCCCGTGGAGTTGGCCCGCTTGTATAATCAGGCAGGGGCTGATGAGTTGGTTTTTCTTGATATTACTGCTACCCATGAAGATCGCGACACGATTATTGATGTAGTCTATCGCACGGCGGAACAGGTTTTTATTCCTCTGACAGTGGGTGGGGGCATCCAATCCTTAGAAAATATTAAAAATTTGTTAAGAGCCGGGGCCGATAAAGTCAGCATTAACTCGGCTGCCGTGCGCGAGCCGGAATTGCTCGATCGAGCCAGCGATCGCTTTGGGAAACAGTGCATTGTGGTGGCGATCGATGCTAGACGACGCAAGGATGTGCATAACCCTGGTTGGGAGGTTTATGTTCGGGGTGGACGGGAAAATACGGGTATTGATGCTTTATTATGGGCCCAAGAAGTGGAAAAACGCGGGGCGGGTGAGTTGTTAGTTACCAGTATGGATGCCGACGGCACGCAAGCGGGTTATGATCTGGCCTTGACAAAAGCGATCGCTGAAAGGGTGGAGATTCCTGTGATTGCTTCGGGAGGAGCGGGTAATTGTCAGCATATCTACGAAGCATTGACGGAAGGGCGGGCAGAAGCGGCTTTATTGGCTTCTTTGCTCCATTATGGTCAATTAACCATCGCTGAGGTCAAAAATTATCTGCAAAATCAACAAGTACCCGTGCGTTAG
- a CDS encoding AI-2E family transporter: protein MIELFKQLPRWLRLSLVFPLLFLNGWLLFQLFSYLEPLVSIFVTASLLAFVLDVPIKLLQRRGVNRSGSIAIVFLIALLILSVLGLILIPQIVEQLSSLINSLPQWIESGTEQIQNLEKWDKTQKYAIYIEQSITQLSERLTNVLQTLSTQLLSFVLGTINSILNILFVLVLTVFLVLYGEQIWEGILSWIPAPWNLKLRTIIRQTFETYFAGQTILAGILSLAQIFVFVILKVDYALLFGVAIGLTTLIPFASAFTIIGISTLLMFQDFWLGLKVLTLTIIVGQINDNVIAPRLMGGMIGLNPVWIILSLFIGGKVAGILGLLIAVPIASVLKSTIDIIRSQQREKEPVVILEETVKNSSEESK, encoded by the coding sequence ATGATAGAGCTTTTTAAGCAACTACCTCGTTGGTTGCGGCTAAGTCTAGTTTTTCCGCTCTTATTTCTCAATGGTTGGTTATTATTCCAATTATTTAGCTATCTAGAACCCTTAGTTAGTATTTTTGTCACTGCTAGTTTACTAGCTTTTGTCCTAGATGTTCCCATCAAACTGCTGCAAAGACGCGGGGTTAATCGCAGTGGTTCGATCGCTATTGTCTTTTTAATTGCCCTATTAATTTTGAGCGTTTTAGGTTTAATTTTAATTCCCCAGATTGTCGAGCAATTAAGCAGTTTAATCAATAGTTTGCCCCAGTGGATCGAGTCGGGAACCGAACAGATACAAAATTTAGAAAAGTGGGATAAAACTCAGAAATATGCGATTTATATCGAGCAATCAATTACCCAGTTATCGGAACGACTAACTAACGTTTTACAAACTCTTAGCACTCAATTACTGAGCTTTGTGCTGGGAACTATCAACAGTATCTTAAACATTCTCTTTGTTCTGGTTCTAACTGTCTTTCTGGTTCTCTATGGCGAACAAATTTGGGAGGGAATTTTAAGCTGGATTCCTGCTCCTTGGAATCTCAAATTAAGAACGATTATTCGTCAAACTTTTGAAACCTATTTTGCCGGTCAAACCATTTTGGCGGGAATTCTCAGCCTTGCTCAAATTTTTGTTTTTGTGATTCTCAAGGTTGATTATGCCCTATTATTCGGGGTGGCAATCGGTCTAACTACATTAATTCCTTTTGCCAGTGCCTTCACCATTATTGGCATTAGTACCCTACTGATGTTTCAAGATTTTTGGTTAGGGTTAAAAGTTTTGACCCTGACTATTATTGTCGGTCAAATTAATGATAATGTCATCGCCCCTCGGTTAATGGGAGGTATGATCGGACTTAATCCCGTCTGGATTATTCTATCTCTTTTTATCGGTGGCAAAGTGGCAGGAATTCTCGGTTTATTGATAGCAGTTCCTATCGCTAGTGTGCTGAAAAGTACCATCGATATCATCCGCTCGCAGCAGCGGGAAAAAGAACCGGTAGTTATCCTAGAAGAAACGGTGAAAAATTCCTCGGAGGAGAGCAAATAA
- a CDS encoding RNA polymerase sigma factor, RpoD/SigA family, whose product MKISKLAADDNFNQIIALETNPLELDSVDFAERTDEDLTEPLPETLKTTRGSSGTGYDKGSNEDTVGAFFKEMARYPLLSAEEEIELAYSVKFLMEAEEVRQKLQENLHRPPTKTEWAIALELDNERQLENRLYRGRTAKRKMIRSNLRLVVSIAKRYLNRGVPFLDLIQEGAIGLNRAAEKFDPNKGYKFSTYAYWWIRQAITRTIANDARTIRLPIHIVEKLNKLKKAQRILKQDLQRNPNERELAEALEITPEQLRQLLQLRRQSLSLNHRVGKGEDTELVDLLEDDDLQLPEDKMNEMMMRQEIFAVLSDVLTEREKDVISLRYGLATSQPYTLEEVGGMFNLSRERVRQIQTKAMRKLRRPQVARRLKGWLH is encoded by the coding sequence ATGAAAATCTCTAAACTAGCCGCCGATGATAATTTTAATCAAATTATTGCCCTGGAGACAAATCCTTTAGAACTGGACAGCGTGGATTTTGCTGAAAGAACTGACGAAGATCTGACTGAACCTTTACCGGAAACCCTAAAAACCACTCGTGGGAGTAGTGGAACTGGATACGATAAAGGCAGCAATGAAGACACTGTTGGGGCATTTTTTAAAGAAATGGCTCGTTATCCCCTGCTTAGTGCGGAAGAAGAAATTGAATTAGCCTACTCGGTTAAGTTTCTCATGGAAGCGGAAGAAGTACGCCAAAAACTGCAAGAAAATTTACATCGTCCCCCGACGAAAACGGAATGGGCGATCGCTTTAGAATTAGATAATGAACGTCAACTGGAAAACCGTCTTTATCGCGGACGAACAGCTAAACGGAAAATGATTCGTTCTAATTTGCGCTTGGTGGTTTCTATCGCTAAACGCTATTTAAATCGCGGGGTTCCTTTCTTAGATTTAATTCAAGAAGGTGCGATCGGACTCAACCGTGCGGCCGAAAAATTCGATCCCAATAAAGGTTATAAATTCTCTACCTATGCTTATTGGTGGATTCGACAAGCAATCACCCGCACCATTGCTAACGATGCGCGGACAATTCGTTTACCGATTCACATTGTCGAAAAACTCAATAAACTCAAAAAAGCGCAGCGCATTCTCAAGCAAGATTTACAGCGCAATCCCAATGAACGGGAACTTGCGGAAGCGTTAGAAATAACTCCCGAACAATTGCGGCAATTATTACAATTGCGTCGTCAATCTCTCTCTTTAAATCATCGTGTAGGGAAGGGAGAAGATACGGAATTAGTGGATCTTTTGGAAGATGATGATCTACAACTTCCCGAAGATAAAATGAATGAGATGATGATGCGTCAGGAAATTTTCGCGGTTTTAAGTGATGTTCTCACCGAACGGGAAAAAGATGTTATCTCCCTCCGTTATGGTTTAGCTACCAGTCAACCCTATACCCTAGAGGAAGTGGGGGGAATGTTCAATTTATCTCGCGAACGAGTACGTCAAATTCAAACTAAAGCGATGCGAAAATTACGTCGTCCTCAAGTCGCACGTCGTCTGAAAGGATGGTTACATTAA
- the ruvB gene encoding Holliday junction branch migration DNA helicase RuvB, with product MAIKRSHNSTPAAEENLLTPNPTIEETEKAEAQIRPQSLEDYIGQQDLKANLKVTIAAAKARQEAIDHLLFYGPPGLGKTTMALILAAQMGVNCRITAAPALERPRDITGILINLQPRDILFIDEIHRLNRVTEELLYPAMEDYRLDVTIGKGQAAKIRSISLPPFTLIGATTKVGSLTAPLRDRFGMIQRLRFYTVEELTAIMLRSATIFNIPITEAGAIEIARRSRGTPRIANRLLKRVRDYVQVKGETMITPQLAAEGLNQLNVDSMGLDWTDRLVLKTMIEQFQGKPVGLEAVAAATGEDAKTIEEVYEPYLLQIGYLHRTPRGRMVTAAAYEHLGLLAKLPKNKDRSLPLFDF from the coding sequence ATGGCCATCAAACGATCGCATAATTCCACCCCGGCTGCCGAGGAAAATCTGCTCACTCCCAATCCCACTATAGAAGAAACGGAAAAAGCAGAAGCGCAGATTCGTCCGCAATCCCTAGAGGATTATATCGGTCAACAGGACTTAAAGGCTAATCTAAAAGTCACCATCGCCGCGGCCAAAGCTAGACAAGAAGCGATCGATCATCTGCTCTTCTACGGACCGCCGGGGTTAGGCAAAACCACCATGGCTTTAATTTTAGCGGCCCAGATGGGAGTAAATTGCCGCATTACTGCCGCCCCCGCTTTAGAGCGTCCCCGGGACATTACCGGCATCCTGATCAATCTTCAACCCCGGGATATTCTTTTTATCGACGAAATTCATCGACTGAATCGGGTGACGGAGGAGTTATTATACCCAGCGATGGAGGATTATCGCCTAGATGTGACGATTGGTAAGGGTCAAGCGGCGAAAATTCGCAGTATTTCTTTACCTCCCTTTACTTTAATCGGTGCTACTACCAAAGTTGGCTCTTTAACTGCGCCTTTACGCGATCGTTTTGGCATGATTCAACGTCTGCGTTTCTATACAGTTGAGGAATTGACGGCAATTATGCTCAGAAGTGCTACTATATTTAATATTCCCATTACTGAAGCGGGTGCGATCGAAATTGCCCGTCGCAGTCGGGGAACTCCACGCATTGCCAATCGTTTATTAAAACGAGTACGCGACTATGTGCAGGTGAAGGGAGAAACTATGATCACCCCCCAGTTAGCCGCTGAGGGATTAAATCAATTAAATGTGGATTCTATGGGTTTAGATTGGACCGATCGATTAGTATTAAAGACGATGATCGAACAGTTTCAAGGTAAACCCGTGGGATTGGAAGCAGTAGCAGCAGCCACGGGAGAAGATGCCAAAACGATTGAGGAGGTGTATGAGCCTTATTTATTACAAATAGGTTATCTTCATCGTACCCCCCGGGGTCGCATGGTGACGGCAGCCGCCTACGAACATTTAGGTTTACTGGCGAAATTGCCGAAAAATAAGGATCGGAGTTTACCTTTGTTCGACTTCTAG
- the priA gene encoding primosomal protein N' — protein MLDRCATLTVAEPRTPYQLTTTGQLWLEVLVDRPYPRDSQEDQQILTYSIPQDLTVEIGDILSVPFGSQVIGGIALRFLENLPAGLEENQIRPVEDVIAKGFFPDNYWQLLTKIAQYYATDLITVVRVALPKGLLRSSQRRIRLKPAAIPPGAEVFCTPLSRQILSLLKNQKEGDYSAKYLQEKVKNANYGIKDLVKRGWVESYLEAPKSPNIKLKKAITLLITDFPPDLTENQRKIVEILRHQGGEMWLPELAQLAGTKHFKPLIDKGYVVIEDREFLRLSSAIMSRDQPKTLTSSQKQALEAIQTLKGGESALLHGVTGSGKTEVYLQAIAPVLAAGKSALVLVPEIGLTPQLTDRFVARFGDRVYVYHSALSEGERYDTWRQMLTGTPQVIIGTRSAIFAPLPHLGMIILDEEHDSSFKQSQLLPTYHARTVAKWRAQLNHCPVILGSATPSLETWLESQVNPRLYLSLPDRIQNRPLPRVEIVDMRRELQRGNRSLFSQSLRSSLETLRDKGEQAILFVSRRGHSTFVSCRSCGYVLECPHCDVSLSYHHTEPGAQELLRCHYCNYGRIHPKQCPECGSPYLKFFGTGTQRVTQELSKEFPDLRCLRFDSDTTRNKNAPRELLKLFTDGEFDVLVGTQMLTKGLDIDRVTLVGVMAADGLLYHSDYRASERAFQTLTQVAGRAGRGEREGKVIIQTYTPEHPVIRAVQTHDYEGFVETELMHRESFNYPPYGSLVLIRFSGLDGEAVQKSAENVAEECVNNFGSDWDILGPAPATIMRVANRYRWQILLKLSGEKADIGRLFLPLKSLVLPKVSMAIDVDPLTIE, from the coding sequence ATGCTCGATCGCTGTGCTACCCTGACTGTAGCGGAACCTCGCACACCTTACCAATTAACCACAACTGGGCAACTGTGGTTAGAGGTTTTGGTCGATCGCCCTTATCCTAGAGATAGTCAAGAGGATCAGCAAATATTAACCTATAGTATCCCCCAGGATTTAACAGTAGAAATTGGCGATATTTTAAGCGTTCCCTTTGGTTCTCAGGTAATTGGGGGAATTGCTCTTAGATTTCTCGAAAATTTGCCCGCAGGACTGGAAGAAAATCAAATTCGTCCCGTGGAAGATGTGATTGCTAAGGGGTTTTTCCCCGATAATTATTGGCAGTTATTGACGAAAATCGCCCAATACTACGCAACAGATTTAATCACCGTTGTTCGCGTCGCTTTACCTAAGGGTTTACTGCGAAGTTCCCAACGTCGCATCAGATTAAAACCAGCAGCGATTCCCCCTGGTGCGGAAGTTTTTTGTACTCCCCTCTCCCGTCAGATTTTATCCCTGCTCAAAAATCAAAAAGAAGGCGATTATTCGGCGAAATACCTGCAAGAAAAAGTAAAAAATGCCAATTACGGTATCAAAGATTTAGTTAAGCGCGGTTGGGTAGAAAGTTATCTAGAAGCACCCAAAAGTCCTAATATTAAGCTAAAAAAAGCCATTACCCTACTGATAACCGACTTTCCTCCGGATTTAACCGAAAATCAGCGCAAAATTGTCGAAATTCTCCGTCATCAGGGGGGAGAAATGTGGCTGCCAGAATTGGCACAACTTGCGGGGACAAAACATTTTAAACCGCTCATTGACAAGGGTTATGTGGTGATTGAGGATCGGGAATTTCTGCGCTTATCCTCGGCGATTATGAGCAGGGATCAACCAAAAACACTCACTTCTAGTCAAAAACAGGCTTTAGAAGCCATTCAAACCCTAAAAGGTGGTGAAAGCGCTCTCTTACATGGAGTGACGGGATCGGGTAAAACAGAAGTCTATCTACAGGCGATCGCACCTGTCCTAGCAGCGGGTAAATCTGCCTTGGTTTTAGTCCCCGAAATTGGATTAACACCGCAACTAACCGATCGCTTTGTGGCCCGTTTTGGCGATCGAGTCTATGTTTATCATAGCGCCCTCTCGGAAGGAGAAAGATACGATACCTGGCGACAGATGTTGACAGGAACCCCACAAGTCATTATCGGGACGCGATCGGCGATTTTTGCCCCTTTACCCCACCTAGGCATGATTATCCTCGATGAAGAACACGATAGCAGCTTTAAACAAAGTCAATTACTCCCCACCTATCACGCGCGTACCGTGGCTAAATGGCGCGCTCAATTAAACCATTGTCCCGTAATTTTAGGCTCGGCCACGCCATCCCTAGAAACATGGCTAGAATCCCAAGTTAATCCCCGTCTTTACCTATCTTTGCCCGATCGCATCCAAAATCGCCCCTTACCGCGGGTGGAAATCGTCGATATGCGACGGGAATTGCAGCGAGGCAATCGTTCCCTGTTTAGTCAATCCCTGCGTTCATCTCTGGAAACCCTGCGCGACAAGGGAGAACAGGCAATTTTATTCGTCAGTCGCCGGGGTCATAGTACTTTTGTATCTTGCCGAAGTTGCGGTTATGTGCTGGAGTGTCCCCACTGTGATGTCTCCCTCTCCTACCACCACACCGAACCGGGAGCGCAAGAATTACTCCGCTGTCACTACTGCAACTATGGTCGCATCCATCCGAAACAATGTCCTGAATGCGGTTCTCCCTATCTAAAATTTTTCGGTACTGGCACTCAGCGCGTCACCCAAGAATTAAGCAAAGAATTTCCTGATTTGCGCTGCTTGCGTTTTGATAGTGATACCACCCGCAACAAAAATGCTCCCCGGGAACTATTAAAACTATTTACTGATGGTGAGTTTGATGTTTTAGTGGGAACCCAAATGCTCACCAAAGGATTAGATATCGATCGAGTTACTTTAGTAGGAGTAATGGCAGCCGATGGTTTACTTTATCACTCCGATTATCGCGCCTCCGAACGCGCTTTTCAAACCCTCACCCAAGTAGCAGGGAGAGCAGGAAGGGGAGAAAGAGAAGGAAAGGTAATTATCCAAACCTATACCCCTGAACATCCCGTGATTAGAGCAGTGCAAACCCACGATTATGAGGGTTTTGTCGAGACGGAATTAATGCACAGAGAGAGTTTCAATTATCCTCCCTACGGCAGTTTAGTCTTAATTCGCTTTAGTGGTTTAGATGGGGAAGCAGTCCAGAAAAGTGCCGAAAATGTTGCGGAGGAATGTGTTAATAATTTCGGTTCCGATTGGGATATTTTGGGACCTGCACCCGCAACAATTATGCGCGTGGCTAACCGTTATCGCTGGCAAATTCTGTTAAAATTATCGGGAGAAAAGGCTGATATCGGTCGTCTTTTTCTTCCTCTGAAAAGCTTAGTTTTACCCAAGGTAAGTATGGCGATCGATGTGGACCCCTTAACTATAGAATAA
- a CDS encoding aminotransferase class V-fold PLP-dependent enzyme: protein MSKNFWLIPDNIYFLNHGSYGATPKIVLDYQQQLRERMERQPLAFLGRELEGLLDIARQKLADLVGVNSDDLVFVPNATTAVNAVLNSLTFQENEEILITDQTYNACANAVKHIAKRWGLKVIIAKIPFPVQSPLEISQAILASVSPQTKLVVLDHVTSPTALIWPIAEIVQELNNRGIDTLIDGAHALGFLPLNIRTINPTYYTANCHKWLCSPKGAAFLYVRGDKQAIIRPLTISHGANSPRQDRSRFQLEFAWMGTDDPSAYLSVPKAIEFLNSLSIDGLLGLMARNRNLVLKARNLLCHALQVNYPCPESMIGAMSSILIPSYSWPAEDLSRQLWEKYQIEVPIIPWGEASLIVRISAHYYNSIEQYEYLAEVLNYLLFRQR from the coding sequence ATGTCCAAAAACTTTTGGTTAATTCCCGATAATATCTATTTTCTCAACCATGGTTCCTATGGTGCAACCCCTAAAATAGTCTTGGATTATCAGCAACAATTGCGGGAACGAATGGAAAGACAACCTTTAGCATTTTTGGGGAGAGAATTAGAGGGTTTATTAGATATTGCTAGGCAAAAATTAGCGGATTTAGTGGGAGTAAATAGCGATGATTTAGTCTTTGTTCCCAATGCAACCACAGCAGTGAATGCGGTGTTAAATTCCTTAACTTTTCAGGAAAATGAGGAAATTCTGATCACCGATCAGACCTATAATGCTTGTGCTAATGCAGTTAAACATATAGCTAAAAGATGGGGTTTAAAGGTAATTATCGCTAAAATTCCCTTTCCTGTACAGTCCCCTTTAGAAATTAGTCAAGCAATTTTAGCATCTGTTTCTCCCCAGACAAAATTAGTAGTTTTAGATCATGTCACCAGTCCCACGGCCTTAATTTGGCCAATCGCAGAAATTGTGCAAGAATTAAATAATCGGGGTATTGATACTCTCATCGATGGCGCTCATGCTTTAGGTTTTTTACCCCTTAATATCAGGACAATTAATCCCACCTATTATACTGCTAATTGTCATAAGTGGTTATGTAGTCCCAAGGGGGCTGCTTTTCTCTATGTGCGCGGGGATAAACAGGCAATAATTCGACCTTTAACTATTAGCCATGGAGCAAATTCTCCTCGACAAGATCGTTCCCGTTTTCAGTTAGAATTTGCTTGGATGGGAACCGATGATCCCAGCGCTTATTTATCAGTGCCAAAAGCGATCGAGTTTTTAAATTCTCTCTCTATTGATGGTTTACTGGGTCTGATGGCGAGGAATCGTAATTTGGTTTTAAAAGCCAGAAATTTGCTTTGTCATGCCTTGCAGGTCAATTATCCCTGTCCAGAATCAATGATTGGAGCGATGTCCTCAATTCTAATTCCTAGTTATTCCTGGCCAGCAGAAGATTTATCTAGGCAACTGTGGGAAAAATATCAGATTGAAGTGCCGATAATTCCTTGGGGAGAAGCATCATTAATTGTGAGAATTTCTGCTCACTACTATAATTCGATCGAGCAGTATGAATATTTAGCTGAGGTTTTAAATTACTTGCTATTTAGGCAAAGATAA
- a CDS encoding RNA polymerase sigma factor SigF, whose product MSVLNKENLKLETLTLFQKYQKTGDNKLRDQIMELNLGLVRREAHHWVNQCPENYEDLLQVGSMGLIRAVQRFDSSKGHAFSSFAIPYIRGEIQHYLRDKGYTVRIPRRWLDLGRQATNMRRDFQSLYNRQPNDTEISLALNISLAEWQEVKLAFQNREPLSLDATVNNDEDNHTCLKDIVPDPRYRSFQLCQEDRIRLQQAMAQLEDKTRHILEFVFLKDLTQRETAEQLGISVVTVSRRVKKGLEMLKETMLQEVF is encoded by the coding sequence ATGTCTGTCCTAAATAAAGAAAATCTTAAACTAGAAACTCTCACCCTGTTTCAAAAATATCAAAAAACAGGAGATAATAAGTTACGAGATCAAATTATGGAGTTAAACCTAGGATTAGTCAGAAGGGAAGCTCATCATTGGGTCAATCAATGCCCTGAAAATTACGAAGATTTATTGCAGGTTGGCTCTATGGGACTAATTCGAGCGGTTCAGCGTTTTGACAGCAGCAAAGGTCATGCTTTTAGTTCCTTCGCTATTCCCTATATTCGCGGCGAAATTCAACACTATCTACGGGATAAAGGTTACACAGTTCGTATTCCTCGTCGTTGGTTAGATTTAGGCAGACAAGCAACAAATATGCGTCGGGATTTCCAGTCCCTCTACAATCGTCAACCCAACGATACGGAAATCTCCCTCGCTTTAAATATTTCCCTCGCAGAATGGCAAGAGGTAAAACTGGCTTTCCAAAACCGTGAACCTCTTAGTCTCGATGCGACGGTTAATAACGATGAAGATAATCATACTTGTTTAAAAGACATCGTTCCCGATCCCCGTTATCGCAGCTTTCAACTGTGTCAAGAGGATCGCATTCGTTTACAACAGGCAATGGCTCAATTAGAAGACAAAACCCGTCATATTCTTGAATTTGTCTTCCTTAAAGATCTTACTCAACGGGAAACAGCCGAACAATTAGGCATTAGTGTCGTTACCGTCTCCCGTCGGGTGAAAAAGGGTTTAGAAATGCTCAAGGAAACCATGCTCCAAGAAGTATTTTAG
- a CDS encoding DUF4351 domain-containing protein: MTRFIWDKFSKDFLETLLSPYGTVVISKEVTSEIKEIDVYFSPNTEAIPPQLGLLGRLCQHPCLLEPYRNGITLDGINDCLSKRFAIREIFQREAKRNKQRISEEEIPKLWILTPTASERILSLFKAQLQPNWGEGVYFLPEGLGTAIVVIHQLPAIPETLWLRLLGRGGTRERAIDELARLSPNAPLKSASLNLLYNLSRNLEALSKKTQEDREFIMRLAPLYQQDREQAVQEGVQQGVQQGLEQGRIQEANLVIRLLQRRFGEIPQNLEETIRNLPVERLEDLGLALLDFDTLTDLDNWLHP; this comes from the coding sequence ATGACTCGCTTTATTTGGGATAAATTTAGCAAAGACTTCTTAGAAACCCTTCTTTCTCCCTACGGTACAGTAGTTATCAGCAAAGAAGTCACCTCAGAAATTAAAGAAATTGATGTGTATTTTAGTCCTAATACCGAGGCAATTCCCCCTCAGTTAGGATTATTAGGCAGATTATGCCAACATCCTTGTTTATTAGAACCCTATCGCAATGGGATTACCCTTGATGGTATCAATGATTGTCTGTCCAAGCGCTTTGCTATTCGTGAAATCTTCCAGAGAGAAGCAAAGAGAAATAAACAGAGAATATCAGAGGAGGAGATACCTAAGTTGTGGATTCTCACTCCCACAGCTAGTGAGCGCATTTTATCCCTGTTTAAGGCTCAATTACAACCCAATTGGGGAGAAGGGGTTTATTTTCTCCCGGAAGGTTTAGGTACAGCTATTGTCGTCATTCATCAATTACCCGCAATCCCAGAGACATTATGGCTAAGATTATTGGGTAGAGGAGGAACAAGAGAGAGAGCAATTGACGAATTAGCCAGATTATCGCCGAATGCTCCCCTAAAATCGGCTTCTTTAAACTTATTGTATAATCTGAGTAGAAATTTAGAAGCGTTATCGAAAAAAACACAGGAGGATAGGGAGTTTATTATGCGTTTAGCTCCACTTTACCAACAGGATAGAGAACAAGCGGTTCAAGAGGGGGTACAGCAAGGTGTACAGCAGGGTCTTGAACAGGGTAGAATTCAAGAAGCCAATCTTGTTATTAGACTTCTTCAACGACGTTTCGGTGAAATACCGCAAAATCTTGAGGAAACCATCCGTAACCTTCCTGTGGAGCGGTTAGAAGACTTAGGACTCGCTTTATTAGACTTTGACACTTTGACAGATTTAGATAACTGGTTGCATCCGTGA
- a CDS encoding ACT domain-containing protein codes for MDKKAQKTDNSAILYFDGGSRGNPGRAAGAAVIVLAEGNSLTTTRYMERATNNEAEYTGLIIGLEKAQELGLKSLEIRGDSQLVINQVKGDWKVKSDSLRPFYQRACQLVARFDRISWRWIERAKNSLADAAANHCMDAAKKSPEKPKEGETNLDILLQSLKPVLNTEEFVFSSLTATGLEQLQLTPICQFQEEEGITVIIPRQQADRTGLQYKYIYRQITLSVHSSLAAVGFLAVISEKLAAAAISVNVISGYYHDHLFIPRDRVTEAMAILEEISRS; via the coding sequence ATGGATAAAAAAGCTCAAAAAACCGATAATTCAGCAATTCTCTATTTTGATGGTGGTTCTCGCGGCAATCCGGGGAGAGCAGCCGGTGCAGCGGTAATAGTTTTAGCCGAGGGTAATTCCTTGACCACGACTAGATATATGGAGAGAGCCACTAATAACGAGGCCGAATACACGGGATTGATTATTGGATTGGAAAAAGCCCAAGAATTAGGCTTAAAAAGCCTAGAAATTCGCGGAGACAGTCAATTAGTCATCAATCAAGTTAAGGGAGACTGGAAGGTAAAAAGCGATAGTTTACGTCCCTTTTATCAGCGTGCTTGTCAATTAGTTGCCCGATTCGATCGCATTAGCTGGCGCTGGATTGAACGAGCTAAAAATAGTTTGGCTGACGCTGCTGCCAATCATTGTATGGATGCGGCGAAAAAATCGCCAGAAAAACCAAAGGAAGGCGAAACTAATCTCGATATTCTGCTCCAATCCCTGAAACCAGTCCTAAATACCGAAGAATTCGTTTTTTCTTCCCTAACAGCAACAGGACTAGAACAGCTACAATTAACCCCTATCTGCCAATTTCAGGAAGAGGAAGGCATAACGGTGATTATTCCCCGTCAGCAAGCCGATCGGACGGGCTTGCAGTACAAATATATTTATAGACAAATTACTCTTTCTGTGCATTCTAGTTTAGCGGCGGTGGGATTTTTAGCGGTAATTAGCGAGAAACTGGCCGCAGCAGCAATTAGCGTCAATGTCATTTCTGGTTATTATCACGATCATTTATTTATCCCTAGGGATAGGGTGACAGAAGCGATGGCTATTCTCGAAGAAATTAGCCGCTCATAA